Proteins found in one Homalodisca vitripennis isolate AUS2020 chromosome 4, UT_GWSS_2.1, whole genome shotgun sequence genomic segment:
- the LOC124359893 gene encoding uncharacterized protein LOC124359893 isoform X2, translating to MNCTSVATGTAAIIDVDYTIHLSNGSVTGVERLQRLGNASIIYNKQAKSLQLSATILFQQIQASYAVEAKVYGYSHYGTVSCQVTGLTASIAVSISDINLQVTLDNFSVSDTQGVTSTFQGSSPVVSYFAPAITALPTLSFEHVETTARLAIQSTIDTLNNPNFGYY from the exons ATGTGGACTACACGATTCATCTGTCTAATGGGTCTGTGACTGGTGTAGAAAGATTGCAGAGGCTAGGAAACGCTTCCATTATCTACAACAAACAGGCCAAGAGTCTTCAACTCTCAGCAACTATTCTTTTTCAGCAGATTCAG GCAAGCTATGCTGTGGAGGCGAAGGTCTATGGATATAGTCACTACGGAACTGTCAGTTGCCAGGTAACTGGCTTGACTGCCAGTATAGCAGTAAGTATTAGTGACATCAACCTGCAAGTCACCCTGGACAACTTCTCTGTCAGTGATACACA AGGTGTGACATCAACATTCCAGGGCTCCAGCCCAGTGGTATCATATTTTGCTCCTGCCATCACTGCTCTCCCCACTCTCTCTTTTGAGCACGTTGAGACTACGGCTCGGTTAGCCATCCAGTCCACGATTGACACACTCAACAATCCCAATTTTGGCTATTATTag
- the LOC124359893 gene encoding uncharacterized protein LOC124359893 isoform X1, whose amino-acid sequence MKYIVILYILCSIRCFKGSIVDKFSKHLGSTLTEEFNNYVDQTLDILNNKQLNSTFSTLPNHIIKGTWGYLLLDVDYTIHLSNGSVTGVERLQRLGNASIIYNKQAKSLQLSATILFQQIQASYAVEAKVYGYSHYGTVSCQVTGLTASIAVSISDINLQVTLDNFSVSDTQGVTSTFQGSSPVVSYFAPAITALPTLSFEHVETTARLAIQSTIDTLNNPNFGYY is encoded by the exons ATGAAGTATATagtgatattatatattttgtgtagcATTAGATGTTTTAAGGGAAGTATTGTTGATAAATTTTCCAAACATCTTGG ATCAACCCTAACTGAGGAATTCAACAACTATGTGGACCAAACTTTGGATATCTTGAATAATAAACAACTGAACTCAACATTTTCCACTCTACCCAACCACATCATTAAAGGCACTTGG GGCTATTTGCTTTTAGATGTGGACTACACGATTCATCTGTCTAATGGGTCTGTGACTGGTGTAGAAAGATTGCAGAGGCTAGGAAACGCTTCCATTATCTACAACAAACAGGCCAAGAGTCTTCAACTCTCAGCAACTATTCTTTTTCAGCAGATTCAG GCAAGCTATGCTGTGGAGGCGAAGGTCTATGGATATAGTCACTACGGAACTGTCAGTTGCCAGGTAACTGGCTTGACTGCCAGTATAGCAGTAAGTATTAGTGACATCAACCTGCAAGTCACCCTGGACAACTTCTCTGTCAGTGATACACA AGGTGTGACATCAACATTCCAGGGCTCCAGCCCAGTGGTATCATATTTTGCTCCTGCCATCACTGCTCTCCCCACTCTCTCTTTTGAGCACGTTGAGACTACGGCTCGGTTAGCCATCCAGTCCACGATTGACACACTCAACAATCCCAATTTTGGCTATTATTag